A window of Prionailurus viverrinus isolate Anna unplaced genomic scaffold, UM_Priviv_1.0 scaffold_42, whole genome shotgun sequence genomic DNA:
CAAAAGTCTGCCTGTGCTGCTCCCTGGACAGAAACGCTCTGCTGCAGCCCCCTCGGGCCCGGGGGTCAGGACTGCTTCCCACCCGCACGCGGCCCTTGACCACAGGCCTCGTCCTTACCTGACGGCTTCTCTTGGAggagtttaaaaaaacattttgttttaaacgtttattcgtttttgagaggcagagagcatgagcaggggaggggcagagcagagagagagggagacacagaatccgaagcaggctccaggctccgagctgtgagcacagagcccgacgcggggctcgaacccacgagcttcgagatcatgacctgagccgaagtcgggggCTCAGCTGAcagagcccccccaggcgcccctctccaacAGTGAAGGATTGTGCTGGCTCCTCGGGGGAAATGTGCTGGCCCCGGGGGGGGGCCGGGCACTTGCAGCAGCTGGAGAGTGTCAGAGCAGTGGTTTCTGGAATCATCCCTGCTGGGGCATCACGTGAAAGAGATTGTAGGCCCACTGGCAAGCTTTTATAATCAAGTGGATCAAAAACCTCTATGTTCAGAATTCAGGTGTTTTGAgataaatgtcttattttttggAATTAATGTGTTATCTGGAAATATCTAATGAtaattggtttttcttttcagggCTTGTCAATGAGACAGATTAGATTCAGGTTTGACGGGCAGCCGATTAATGAAACAGACACCCCTGCGCAGGTACGAAAGCTCCGTGTGTGTGCGCTTTCTGGCTCCTTCCCGCCGCGCTCGACCCGCTCCTGTTGGGAAGGGCTTGAAAGCTGCTGATGGGTGCTCATGCAGAATACTCTTCATTTCTTAATGGTTTTAATTATTAGgttatttaacttttttggtAACGTACATTTctgagggagagcgagagagagaccgagtgtgagtgggggaggggcagagagagggagacacagaatccgaagcaggctccaggcttcgagctgtcagcacagagccctacctggggctcgaacctacaaaccgtgagatcatgacctcagctgaagtcggatgcttaactgagccacccaggcgcccctaggttatttcatttttaaattctgaatgtTCTGAAGTTTTTGAAATGAGAAACGTGCACTTGGTCACATAGCATCCTCCACACCGGGGCATGGGGCAGGAGGACCGGGTGCTGAGCGGCTGCGTCTGGGTCATGGACGAGGGTCACGCAGACCCTCCTGGCACCTCTCCCGGATGTGGTTTCCACCCACCCCCCGTCTGGACGCTGAACTTGCAGCTCAGTTACTGTCCTGATTCTCGTGCCCTTTCCATATTTATGCACGCGGGGCATGGGTGCCGAGGACAGGCACAGCCGTCATTATCAGCCACACAGTTTCTCCTCTGCGTAGCCCCCACACCCCCGTCCCGTCACGGTGCATCATGCTGCGGTGAGGAGGGCTTCGGCCTTGAGGTCGGCAGGACGGCCTTGGGCTCGAGAGCCACTGACCCTCACGGAGTCCCCACCTTCTGCGTCTGCAAAGTGGCGAGGGTGCCCGTTTTCTCCCCTTTGCGGAGTTGTGGGAATCGTGGGACTGGTTCGCGTGCGGGGACCGCGCAGCGAGAGGCTGTGTCTCTGCCCGCCCCCGGGTGTCACGCGGCTGGCACTGGGGTCAGGGCCGGAGGCGCTCCCCGCCGGCCCCAGCGcgccttctctgtgtttctgggAAACGTTACTGCTTCCAGCCAAACAGCCTGTTTCAATTGGCAGAGGCTTCCTTGTGTTCAGAGAAGGGCGGACGAGGCGAGGTGGTCGTGTGCCCTCTGTGGGGGAAAGCAGCAGCAGGCGGGAAACGTTTGTGGCTTCCCTGCCCTGGtctagagggagagggaaggggcagagtggggcAGCCAGCGGTGCTCCCACGTGTGTGCGGTTTAGATTCAGCCTGCTTTGGAGCTCACGGGCATGACCCCGCTGCGCCTGTCATGAGGTATGTGGTCCTGCTGGTCCCCAGGACTCCGCACCGCTCATTAGAGGCATCTGATGGGAAAATGATTTTGCGTCATGTTCAgtaaaagttgtatttatttcattttttgtcagagaggggagagagaatcttaagcaggctccacgctcttggcacggagcctgacacggggctcggtcccgtgaccctgggatcatgacctgagctgaaaccaagagtcggacgttcgactgactgagctgcccaggcgcccctcagtaaaAATTTTAGACACTTGTTTATGTTTAAATGAgactcagtttttctttctttcaaaggttttatttatttttttaagtaacctgggcacccaacatggggctcgaacttacagctGAGATAGAGTCTCCTGCtgtatggactgagccagccaggtgccccagagtctGACTTTTTCCATCAGCGTCCTTAGCTTTGCATGTTCTTTTGTAAGTTCCGTCAGGGGAGGCTTGGGGGTGGACAGGGCTTCTTGGAGATCCCAAACCAGCATCTTTTCCCTGCACGGTACACACGAGGACGGGTTTGGGGACGGCGTCCTCCAGGGTGAGGAAGACAGGTCCGTTCTGTGACAGTGAGGAAAGTAACCGCTGTCGCTCTCTCCCCGTGCCCGTCACGCCGCCCCCCGCCAGCTGGAGATGGAGGACGAGGACACCATCGACGTGTTCCAGCAGCAGACGGGAGGCTCGCGGGACAGCCGCTGTCGCTAAGGGCGCCACCTCTACAAGGACCGTCCCCACCGTGTCTTCGGCCTTGCGTCTGCTGTTGAATAGTGAACAAGTGGCCATGCCAGTCACAAAGGAGTCTGCAGAGACCCGAGGACAGTCACCAAAATTACTTTCCTCTCTGACATTTTGCGAGGGCAATTCAGAACTCTGTCTGCAGGGGGCCACCGCTGACACCCGGCCAGTCACACTTGTCTTTGCGTAAGATGAGTTGCGAggtttcttttggtttgtttttgctttcattttcgtccctccccccccccccaccccgccccagaaCATTGGCCCAAACTGTGGTCTGCAGGTTCAGTTTTCGTCTAGATGGGGATTTTACCCCAGGTAttgagcgcccccccccccccgcccccgcataTTCCAGCTGAGAACTCCCAGCACCACAGTGGGGATGCTTCCGTTG
This region includes:
- the SUMO3 gene encoding small ubiquitin-related modifier 3 gives rise to the protein MSEEKPKEGVKTENDHINLKVAGQDGSVVQFKIKRHTPLSKLMKAYCERQGLSMRQIRFRFDGQPINETDTPAQLEMEDEDTIDVFQQQTGGSRDSRCR